The following are from one region of the Gammaproteobacteria bacterium genome:
- a CDS encoding DUF3579 domain-containing protein, producing MKAEAEIYLILGVTNAGRTFRPSDWAERLCGAIAGYDCTGRWVYSDHAQPVIHQGQIGVRVEKVLQEINPAAYQFMLQFASNNQLKILPESEVIHLRDVAAAKESVLPVRKLTFAV from the coding sequence ATGAAAGCCGAAGCCGAAATCTACTTGATTCTGGGTGTCACAAACGCGGGGCGGACATTCCGTCCCAGTGATTGGGCGGAACGCTTATGCGGGGCGATTGCCGGTTACGATTGTACAGGGCGCTGGGTTTACTCGGATCATGCACAGCCTGTAATACACCAAGGGCAAATTGGAGTACGGGTGGAAAAGGTGTTGCAGGAAATCAATCCGGCTGCTTATCAGTTCATGCTGCAGTTTGCTTCCAACAATCAGTTAAAAATACTGCCGGAAAGTGAGGTGATTCACCTAAGGGACGTTGCTGCAGCGAAAGAAAGCGTTTTGCCTGTACGAAAATTGACGTTTGCTGTCTGA
- a CDS encoding ribonuclease E: MPFIPIRSRSFKRYLSPIKLLLLISGILIMVWLVTGLSWRLYELRDNDPDRGANTSGTGKFGERFSRTVYLEQGWSAADSLWFYTTTQGSNLLPYSFFLLLEQPASSALFRTDDNIDRYGYLPQRATASNPDGLPAGMVKDEYQGKAFMGFTCAACHTTQINYQGSGIRIDGGPANSDMENFMIDLAEALYTTLENPEKLNRFVANVLKQGHYSDAKEVLTDLEKYAQRIKTYTIINTPRDTQRPLTRYGYARLDAFGRIYNRVLEHIMSAQQMRELLAGLLSRDELAQVMTDIEPVLSSSDRDHIIERTQRYLTGKQSIQLRNIIYNPADAPVSYPFLWDVPQHDYIQWNGRVDNSGLGPMARNAGQLIGVFGTLDWQEKDGFTLSSVLGGQGFGSKHIDFQSSIDIRNLRRVENHLRKLKSPRWPEHILPRIDKTRMAKGAELFSRYCSVCHDSIDRSGPDRRVVAKMIAVSSVGTDSKMAVNAIEFTGYSGILRNQYVSVSTGNILLNRQAPAVALLTAATRNVVTTPDRDKWFARRWIERSFDFAYTYFDNEVRSSLKNGHYTPDTTVQPFTSAMAYKARPLNGIWATAPYLHNGSIPTLYDLLLPKRKPDDPAQGEYRPDEFMVGSREFDPDKVGFKSAGYDGFLFRTSIWGNHNSGHEYASGRTALPDGTLLPALSKEQRLDLLEYLKSL, from the coding sequence ATGCCATTTATCCCGATACGTTCCAGATCTTTCAAGCGCTATTTATCGCCAATAAAACTTTTATTGCTGATTTCCGGCATATTAATCATGGTCTGGCTTGTTACCGGCTTATCTTGGCGGCTATACGAGCTTCGCGACAACGATCCCGATCGTGGTGCCAACACGAGTGGCACCGGTAAATTTGGCGAACGATTTTCCCGGACGGTTTATCTCGAGCAAGGCTGGTCCGCTGCTGACAGCCTATGGTTCTACACTACAACGCAGGGTTCCAATTTATTACCGTACAGTTTTTTTCTGCTATTGGAGCAACCCGCATCGTCCGCTTTATTCCGTACTGACGACAACATCGATCGTTACGGCTATCTGCCGCAGCGAGCAACCGCCAGCAATCCGGACGGCTTGCCCGCCGGAATGGTAAAAGATGAATACCAAGGTAAAGCATTCATGGGATTTACATGCGCCGCCTGCCACACCACCCAAATCAATTATCAGGGCAGCGGAATCCGCATTGACGGCGGTCCGGCAAACTCCGATATGGAAAATTTCATGATCGATTTGGCGGAAGCTTTGTACACCACTTTGGAGAATCCGGAAAAACTGAATCGTTTTGTAGCCAACGTATTAAAGCAAGGTCACTACAGTGATGCAAAAGAAGTATTAACCGACCTCGAGAAATATGCGCAACGCATCAAAACCTATACCATCATCAACACACCCCGGGATACCCAACGCCCGCTGACACGCTACGGCTATGCGCGGCTGGATGCGTTCGGGAGAATTTACAATCGTGTGCTGGAACACATTATGAGCGCGCAGCAAATGCGCGAACTGCTGGCCGGATTACTTTCCCGGGATGAGCTGGCACAAGTGATGACCGATATCGAACCTGTGCTCAGCAGCAGTGACCGTGACCACATTATCGAACGAACGCAGAGGTATTTAACCGGCAAACAAAGCATTCAGTTGCGCAATATAATCTATAACCCAGCAGACGCACCGGTCAGTTACCCGTTTCTGTGGGATGTGCCGCAACATGATTACATTCAATGGAACGGCAGGGTCGACAATAGCGGATTGGGGCCAATGGCGCGCAACGCCGGTCAATTGATCGGCGTCTTCGGCACGCTGGACTGGCAGGAAAAAGACGGCTTTACGCTATCCTCGGTTTTAGGCGGACAAGGATTCGGTTCCAAACATATCGACTTTCAATCTTCCATCGATATCCGCAATCTGCGCCGGGTGGAAAATCATTTGCGCAAATTGAAGTCACCGCGGTGGCCGGAGCATATTCTGCCCAGGATCGATAAAACACGCATGGCGAAAGGCGCGGAATTATTCTCCCGCTATTGCTCAGTGTGCCACGATTCAATTGACCGCAGCGGCCCCGATCGCCGTGTCGTTGCCAAAATGATCGCCGTGTCCTCGGTAGGAACCGATTCTAAAATGGCGGTAAACGCCATTGAGTTCACCGGCTACAGCGGCATCTTGCGCAATCAGTATGTCAGTGTCAGCACGGGAAACATCCTACTGAACCGTCAAGCACCTGCGGTCGCGCTTTTAACGGCGGCGACCCGCAATGTGGTGACAACACCCGACCGAGACAAGTGGTTTGCACGGCGCTGGATCGAACGATCATTTGACTTTGCCTACACCTACTTTGATAACGAAGTTCGGTCTTCCCTGAAAAACGGCCACTACACACCTGACACTACCGTGCAACCATTCACTTCCGCAATGGCCTACAAAGCCCGCCCGCTGAATGGCATCTGGGCCACCGCCCCGTATTTGCACAATGGCTCGATACCTACGCTGTACGATCTGCTGCTGCCGAAAAGAAAACCGGACGATCCAGCGCAGGGCGAGTACCGCCCGGACGAATTCATGGTCGGATCACGCGAATTCGACCCGGACAAAGTGGGATTCAAATCGGCAGGCTACGACGGCTTTCTGTTCCGTACCAGCATTTGGGGTAATCACAACAGCGGTCACGAGTATGCATCCGGCCGCACAGCACTGCCGGATGGAACGCTGCTACCCGCACTCAGCAAAGAACAGCGTTTGGATTTGCTCGAATATCTTAAATCTCTATAA
- a CDS encoding TolC family protein, whose translation MQISPFWYSLLGISFIFTSLSVSAQPTSRFTIEELQRLGLQANGLVQAARSQIEMAKAGVVAASAFLNPEVTVMAGPDTRRLPFDLTGPASMQRSVTVSQPIENPFMRSARINASEAGVDASRASYDQVRADLAAQLRIRAFELLLRQEQAAMEQGIYELVEDVRRRIAINVERGEVARFELIRAETEVQSALNRTQAAQLTVQRARLALMQLTAGAMPVDFTISASLKDPVQLPPLETLRQEVPAVNPDVARLQAEQERANERIKQEKASVLPQVNVLYTNYQDAQFTSNIAGASVRIPIFYRRRGEIDTAIYDSARIRETLEFRRYEISQLFESAWQALQIAQRRVDMFEGGLIKEAENAVQIAQAAYRFGERSLLELLDTQRILRGILADSLQARFDLQSAAAEIDRLRAHYPKELAVE comes from the coding sequence ATGCAGATTTCTCCGTTTTGGTATTCATTGCTCGGCATAAGCTTCATATTCACATCTCTATCCGTTTCTGCTCAACCAACGTCCAGATTTACCATCGAAGAATTGCAACGCCTGGGTTTGCAGGCAAATGGGCTTGTTCAGGCTGCCCGGTCGCAAATAGAGATGGCCAAGGCAGGAGTCGTGGCGGCATCGGCATTTCTCAATCCGGAAGTAACTGTGATGGCGGGACCGGACACCCGGCGATTACCGTTTGATCTTACCGGACCGGCTTCCATGCAGCGCTCCGTAACGGTTAGTCAGCCTATCGAAAATCCTTTCATGCGCAGCGCGCGTATCAACGCTTCGGAAGCCGGGGTGGATGCTAGCCGCGCCAGTTATGATCAGGTGCGCGCCGATTTGGCGGCGCAACTGCGCATCCGCGCTTTTGAATTGCTGCTGCGTCAAGAGCAGGCGGCCATGGAGCAAGGAATATACGAGCTTGTGGAAGATGTCCGCCGCCGTATTGCAATTAATGTCGAACGGGGCGAGGTAGCGCGTTTTGAGTTGATCAGAGCGGAAACTGAGGTGCAAAGCGCGCTGAATCGCACGCAGGCAGCGCAATTGACTGTTCAGCGCGCCCGGCTGGCATTGATGCAATTGACGGCCGGTGCAATGCCTGTGGATTTTACGATCAGTGCTTCATTGAAAGACCCCGTTCAATTGCCCCCGCTGGAAACATTGCGCCAGGAAGTGCCCGCGGTAAATCCCGATGTGGCGCGTTTGCAAGCTGAGCAGGAGCGCGCCAATGAACGGATTAAGCAGGAGAAGGCATCCGTGTTGCCGCAGGTCAATGTACTGTACACCAACTATCAAGATGCGCAATTTACTTCCAATATTGCCGGGGCGAGCGTCCGGATTCCTATTTTTTACCGCCGCCGAGGTGAAATCGATACTGCTATTTATGATTCCGCGCGCATAAGAGAAACACTTGAGTTCCGCCGCTACGAGATCAGTCAATTGTTTGAATCTGCTTGGCAGGCTTTGCAGATTGCCCAGCGCCGGGTCGATATGTTCGAAGGCGGCCTGATTAAGGAAGCGGAAAATGCCGTGCAGATTGCTCAAGCGGCTTACCGGTTTGGCGAGCGTAGCCTGCTCGAACTGCTGGATACGCAACGTATACTCCGGGGAATTCTGGCTGATTCCTTGCAGGCACGCTTTGATCTGCAATCGGCTGCGGCCGAAATTGACCGTTTGCGCGCCCATTATCCGAAGGAGCTGGCTGTAGAATGA
- a CDS encoding efflux RND transporter periplasmic adaptor subunit, producing MKIKVSTIGGIVIAVLLLAGCGKEESGEAPQEEAVDQSTDERDINSITVRSELAGRLKIGQPLLVDLADKIQVPSRVQVDEERTAQIGSYVTGRIINMFVILGDYVKGGDRLARITSPELTQSQLAFLRASSRVVVTQKSFDRAKHLLAADVIALAEVERRQSELEIAQAELSAATDQLRLYGMDDADIKELSRKGKILPWLDIKATREGYIIARNVIVGQVVQPSDPLFQVADLSSVWVVGDVPEQIARDVRLGQHVEIDVPAIEGKDRDGVIIFVSDTVNRLTRTVMTRVMVANPDRKLKPDMLANMHITDPQHKSLVVPESAVVRELNQDYVFIVTGKNRFQRIPVELGPEVADFRPVLNGLTIDQRIVMDGAFHLDNERKLAELE from the coding sequence ATGAAAATAAAAGTATCAACGATCGGCGGCATCGTCATTGCCGTACTTTTGCTGGCCGGGTGCGGTAAAGAGGAATCCGGTGAAGCGCCCCAGGAAGAAGCAGTCGATCAATCAACGGATGAGCGCGATATCAATAGCATCACGGTCCGGTCCGAATTGGCCGGGCGTTTGAAAATCGGGCAACCATTGCTGGTCGATCTGGCGGATAAAATACAAGTCCCCAGCCGGGTTCAAGTGGACGAAGAACGAACCGCGCAGATCGGTTCGTATGTAACCGGACGCATCATCAATATGTTCGTGATATTGGGTGATTACGTCAAAGGGGGGGACCGTCTGGCGCGTATAACCAGCCCGGAATTGACACAATCGCAACTGGCTTTTTTACGTGCGTCGTCAAGGGTTGTGGTAACGCAAAAATCATTCGATCGTGCCAAGCATTTATTGGCCGCTGATGTGATTGCGTTAGCTGAAGTGGAACGGCGGCAGTCGGAGCTGGAAATCGCCCAGGCTGAGTTGAGCGCTGCAACCGATCAATTGCGGCTATATGGCATGGATGATGCTGACATAAAAGAACTTTCCAGAAAGGGAAAAATTTTACCCTGGCTGGATATCAAGGCGACCCGGGAAGGTTATATCATTGCGCGGAATGTGATTGTGGGGCAGGTGGTGCAACCTTCCGATCCGCTGTTCCAGGTTGCCGATTTATCTTCCGTCTGGGTTGTCGGCGATGTACCGGAGCAGATTGCGCGCGATGTCCGGCTTGGCCAGCATGTGGAAATCGATGTGCCTGCGATTGAAGGTAAAGATCGGGATGGTGTCATCATTTTTGTTTCCGATACGGTCAATCGCTTAACGCGCACTGTCATGACCCGGGTGATGGTGGCGAATCCGGATCGCAAGCTGAAACCGGATATGCTGGCCAACATGCATATTACCGATCCGCAGCATAAGTCACTGGTGGTTCCTGAATCGGCCGTGGTGCGTGAGTTGAATCAAGATTATGTTTTTATCGTCACCGGCAAAAACCGTTTTCAACGCATACCGGTTGAATTGGGTCCCGAAGTCGCTGATTTCCGCCCTGTGCTGAACGGGCTCACCATAGATCAGCGCATTGTGATGGATGGAGCCTTTCATTTGGACAACGAGCGTAAGCTTGCTGAATTGGAGTAG
- a CDS encoding efflux RND transporter permease subunit, translated as MLAAIVNVMIRLRLIVVVVALALCGAGIYAAKHLSVDAFPDVTNIQVQVATVAIGRSPEEMERLVTVPVEIAMTGLPGLVEMRSMNKSGLSLITLVFTDKTDVYFARQLVMERIIDVSPRLIPGITPVLGPVSTGLGEVFQYTIEHPSDGKRALTKEELTERRTIQDWVVRPMLRSIRGVAEINSIGGYVKEYQVYVDPNKLRHYDLTLTEVDRALASNNANASGNILALRYEQYLIRGVGLIATLDDIRNIVLREMDGVPIYMRDVAEVTLGGEVRQGASIKNGYTESVAAIVMMLRGGNAKEIVSRVKEKVAEINESGLLPDGLQIVPFYDRSVMVDAALDSVYKVLIEALIFVILVMFICLGHLRVSLVVCATLIITPLITFMIMNYFGIPANLMSLGGLTIAIGLMVDPTVVVVENIFLRLSHAPSGEPKIVTIAKAAAEVGAPVIYGIIIIVLVFLPLMTLEGMEGKMFSPLAVTISIALLVALVISVVLSPVLCDYALKGGSEKDTKIVVVLKSLYLRLLYLALRNPKGTALVSVGSLLLAIGLYPMLGKSFIPIMKEGSVTPVIIRAPSISLEKSIKLEMEAMQKIAAIPGVKTVVSKLGRGESPADPQSQNESDPIADLDLKGSGRTQAEIEEDIRKALADLPGVNIVISQPIAARVDEMVTGVRSQVAVKIFGDDLEELRKLSEQVARIVKSTRGARDLRIERLSGQQELTINIDRHAIARHGLNVSDINELIETAVGGKAVTQVFEGERRFTLLLRFPEKYRHDVESIKDLLLRPASTGVAGGMGKGGMLIPLSAVAEIKVIDGPAVISREFAKRRVVVGANVHNRDIGSFVAELQQRVAKEVKLPPGYYFSWGGQFENMERAMARLAVIVPITFMAIFFLLFMLFNSVKLALLIFTALPFASVGGVVGLFLTGEYLSVPASVGFIAVWGVAILNGVVLVSFIKELREQGLTVQEAVKTSCEARFRPVLITAAATILGLAPFLISTGLGSEVQRPLAIVVICGLITATVMTKVVVPMLYRWFDDHKDDAPPTTPNPPEIAASTVAADGQHGGKAVTTGETPAQPSA; from the coding sequence GTGCTTGCTGCGATAGTAAATGTCATGATCAGGCTGCGACTCATCGTCGTAGTAGTGGCGCTCGCATTATGCGGTGCCGGTATCTATGCCGCAAAGCATCTGTCCGTCGATGCTTTTCCCGATGTTACCAATATTCAAGTGCAAGTGGCCACGGTTGCCATAGGCCGCAGTCCGGAGGAAATGGAGCGGCTGGTTACGGTGCCGGTGGAGATCGCCATGACCGGCTTGCCGGGATTGGTCGAAATGCGCTCGATGAACAAGAGCGGGTTGTCGCTGATCACACTGGTTTTTACCGATAAAACCGATGTGTATTTTGCGCGTCAGTTAGTGATGGAGCGCATCATCGATGTTTCTCCCCGCTTGATTCCCGGTATTACACCGGTACTCGGGCCGGTCTCGACAGGCCTTGGCGAAGTCTTTCAATACACCATTGAACACCCGAGTGACGGTAAACGGGCATTGACAAAGGAAGAATTGACCGAACGCCGGACAATTCAAGATTGGGTGGTGCGCCCTATGTTGCGCTCCATCCGCGGTGTGGCGGAAATCAATTCCATCGGCGGATATGTCAAAGAATATCAAGTGTATGTCGACCCCAATAAACTGCGGCACTATGATTTGACTTTGACCGAAGTGGACCGCGCGCTGGCCAGCAACAATGCCAATGCCAGCGGTAATATCCTGGCGCTGCGCTATGAGCAATACCTGATCCGTGGTGTCGGTTTGATCGCTACCTTGGATGACATTCGCAATATCGTGTTGAGAGAAATGGACGGCGTGCCCATTTATATGCGCGATGTTGCTGAGGTAACACTGGGTGGTGAAGTGCGTCAAGGGGCGAGTATCAAAAACGGATACACAGAATCAGTTGCTGCTATCGTAATGATGTTGCGCGGCGGAAACGCCAAAGAAATTGTCAGCCGTGTCAAAGAAAAAGTCGCTGAGATCAATGAAAGCGGATTGCTGCCGGATGGTTTGCAAATCGTGCCTTTCTATGATCGTTCGGTCATGGTCGATGCGGCACTGGATTCGGTCTACAAGGTGTTGATCGAAGCTCTGATCTTCGTCATTCTGGTAATGTTTATCTGTTTGGGGCACCTGCGCGTCAGCTTGGTCGTCTGTGCGACATTGATCATCACGCCGTTGATCACGTTCATGATCATGAACTACTTCGGTATTCCGGCGAATTTAATGTCATTGGGAGGATTGACCATTGCGATTGGCTTGATGGTCGATCCAACAGTCGTAGTGGTGGAGAATATCTTTCTGCGCCTGAGCCATGCGCCGAGCGGTGAGCCAAAAATTGTGACCATTGCCAAGGCGGCAGCCGAGGTCGGCGCGCCGGTCATTTACGGCATCATCATCATCGTTCTTGTATTCTTGCCGCTGATGACGCTTGAAGGTATGGAAGGCAAGATGTTTAGCCCGTTGGCGGTTACTATCTCCATTGCGTTACTGGTTGCGCTGGTGATTTCAGTGGTATTGTCACCGGTGCTCTGTGACTATGCTTTGAAAGGCGGCAGCGAAAAAGACACTAAAATTGTTGTCGTTCTTAAGTCCCTATATCTGCGCTTGCTCTATTTGGCGTTAAGAAACCCTAAAGGCACGGCGCTGGTATCCGTGGGTTCCTTGTTACTCGCGATCGGCTTATATCCGATGCTGGGCAAGTCTTTCATTCCGATTATGAAAGAAGGTTCCGTTACCCCTGTGATCATCCGGGCGCCTTCTATTTCATTGGAGAAATCCATTAAGCTGGAAATGGAAGCCATGCAGAAGATAGCAGCAATTCCCGGCGTCAAGACAGTCGTTTCTAAACTCGGGCGTGGGGAATCACCGGCCGATCCGCAATCGCAAAATGAATCCGACCCGATTGCCGATTTGGATTTGAAAGGATCCGGGCGGACGCAGGCGGAAATCGAGGAAGATATCCGTAAAGCCTTGGCGGATTTGCCGGGTGTCAATATTGTCATTTCCCAGCCGATTGCGGCACGGGTAGATGAAATGGTGACCGGGGTGCGCTCACAGGTGGCTGTCAAGATTTTTGGCGATGATCTGGAAGAGTTGCGCAAACTGTCTGAGCAAGTTGCCCGGATTGTCAAATCCACACGCGGTGCCAGAGACCTTCGCATCGAACGGTTGTCCGGTCAGCAGGAACTGACTATCAACATTGACAGGCACGCGATTGCGCGCCATGGGCTCAATGTTTCAGATATCAATGAACTGATTGAAACCGCCGTGGGGGGGAAAGCCGTTACGCAGGTTTTCGAAGGCGAGCGCCGCTTCACATTGTTGCTGCGGTTTCCGGAAAAATACCGGCATGATGTTGAGTCGATCAAGGATTTATTACTCAGACCGGCCAGCACTGGTGTTGCTGGTGGAATGGGAAAGGGGGGAATGCTGATTCCATTGAGTGCCGTAGCGGAGATCAAGGTTATCGACGGTCCGGCGGTTATTTCGCGTGAATTTGCTAAGCGCCGGGTGGTTGTGGGGGCCAATGTGCATAACCGGGATATAGGCAGCTTTGTGGCGGAACTTCAGCAACGGGTCGCTAAAGAGGTGAAATTGCCACCGGGTTATTATTTCTCTTGGGGCGGGCAATTCGAAAATATGGAGCGCGCCATGGCAAGACTCGCTGTTATTGTGCCGATTACCTTCATGGCAATTTTCTTCCTGCTGTTCATGCTGTTTAACTCGGTTAAACTTGCACTGCTCATTTTTACCGCACTGCCGTTTGCCTCCGTCGGCGGGGTTGTCGGCCTGTTCCTTACCGGAGAGTATCTATCGGTGCCCGCGTCGGTGGGGTTCATTGCGGTTTGGGGTGTCGCCATCTTGAATGGTGTGGTCCTGGTTTCTTTTATCAAGGAACTGCGGGAGCAAGGGCTGACTGTGCAAGAGGCGGTGAAAACAAGCTGTGAGGCGCGTTTCCGTCCGGTGCTGATTACTGCTGCGGCCACGATACTGGGCTTGGCACCGTTCCTGATCTCTACCGGCCTTGGCTCCGAGGTGCAGAGACCGCTGGCCATCGTGGTGATTTGCGGGCTAATTACCGCGACGGTGATGACCAAGGTGGTTGTGCCCATGTTGTACCGCTGGTTTGACGATCATAAGGATGATGCACCACCAACCACACCCAATCCGCCCGAAATTGCTGCCAGTACCGTTGCGGCTGATGGTCAGCATGGCGGCAAAGCGGTTACAACAGGCGAAACGCCAGCACAGCCGTCAGCGTAG
- a CDS encoding putative Na+/H+ antiporter translates to MINPTSIEWIAALLFALAVIHTFSTKFFEHLAHSQPRHAGIWHLLGEVEVVFGFWAMILILFIFAANGKQQAIAYLESRDFTEPMFVFVIMVIAGTRPVLDFAAATVRRGAAVLPVNKATAIYFLLLSFVPLLGSFITEPAAMTLAALMLRDTLFSQKISTRLQYATIGVLFVNVSIGGTLTPYAAPPVLMVAAKWHWDIGFMMTTFGWKAALAVIVNAFAVTWLFRQELGRTGPTENNIASKIPLTVVLIHLLFLTLVVLFAHHPAVFMGIFLFFLGFTTAYQQYQSPLILREALLVAFFLAGLVVLGGQQQWWLQPLLMDMDDTAVYFGATLLTAVTDNAALTYLGSLVEGLSEEFKIALVAGAVTGGGLTVIANAPNPAGFAILKSKFDEQSIHPLGLFIAALLPTLTAVLAFRLL, encoded by the coding sequence ATGATTAATCCAACATCCATTGAATGGATTGCCGCACTGTTGTTCGCATTGGCTGTGATCCATACTTTCTCCACCAAATTTTTTGAACATCTCGCACATTCCCAGCCGCGCCATGCCGGTATCTGGCATTTATTGGGTGAAGTGGAAGTGGTATTCGGTTTCTGGGCGATGATTCTGATCCTGTTTATCTTTGCTGCAAATGGCAAGCAGCAAGCAATTGCTTATCTCGAATCGCGCGATTTCACCGAACCGATGTTTGTATTCGTCATTATGGTAATTGCCGGGACGCGGCCGGTTCTGGATTTTGCTGCCGCGACTGTACGGCGTGGAGCAGCTGTCTTGCCAGTCAATAAAGCAACGGCAATATACTTTTTATTGCTGTCTTTCGTTCCCTTACTCGGCTCATTTATCACCGAGCCCGCCGCCATGACACTCGCCGCGCTGATGTTGCGCGATACCTTATTCAGTCAAAAGATATCCACGCGCTTGCAATATGCGACGATCGGTGTGTTGTTCGTCAATGTCTCGATAGGCGGCACACTGACTCCCTATGCAGCGCCACCGGTATTGATGGTAGCCGCAAAATGGCACTGGGATATCGGCTTTATGATGACTACTTTCGGCTGGAAAGCCGCACTGGCGGTCATTGTCAACGCATTTGCCGTTACTTGGTTGTTCCGGCAGGAATTAGGCCGTACCGGTCCAACAGAAAATAACATTGCATCAAAAATTCCGTTAACGGTGGTACTAATCCATCTGCTGTTTCTAACGCTCGTGGTATTGTTTGCCCACCATCCGGCAGTGTTCATGGGAATATTTCTATTCTTCCTGGGATTTACCACGGCTTACCAACAATACCAGAGCCCATTGATTCTGCGCGAAGCGTTACTGGTTGCATTCTTCCTGGCGGGATTGGTCGTGCTCGGCGGACAGCAGCAATGGTGGTTGCAACCGCTGCTGATGGACATGGACGATACCGCTGTGTACTTCGGTGCCACACTGTTGACTGCGGTTACGGATAATGCCGCGCTGACCTATCTGGGATCACTCGTCGAAGGATTGAGCGAGGAATTTAAAATCGCCTTGGTTGCCGGCGCGGTCACCGGCGGCGGACTGACTGTCATCGCCAATGCCCCGAATCCTGCCGGTTTTGCCATTCTCAAAAGCAAATTCGATGAACAGTCGATCCATCCGCTGGGATTATTCATTGCCGCACTGCTCCCTACGCTGACGGCTGTGCTGGCGTTTCGCCTGTTGTAA